CACATGAGTTGATGGAAAGATCTTCCATACACATTGATGATGCGTTTGCATATAACGTTGCTCATGAAATAATAGAGCATGATGATATCGAACCACGCTCTGTTGTAGAATGTCAACAAAGAGCAGATTGGCCTAAATGGAAAGACGCAATCCAGGTAGAATTAGATTCACTGGCAAGAAGACAGGTATTTGGTGCGGTAGTGCTAACCCCACCAAGTGTAAAGCCTgtaggacataaatgggttttTGTCAGAAAGCGTAATGAGAAGAATGAAGTCCTAAGGTACAAGGCTCGCCTTGTGGCGCAAGGTTTCTCACAATGCCCTGGAATTGACTATGAGGAGTCATACTCCCCCGTAATGGACGTCATAACGTTTCGCTACCTTGttagtttggtagtttccgaAGGACTggacatgcagcttatggatgtggttacaacatatctctatggggatctagattcagagatatatatgaaagttCCTGATGGCCTTCAATTACCCAAGTCAAGTGACTCTAAATCACGGAGTGCGTTTGCAATTAGGTTGAAACGCTCATTTTACGGACTAAAGCAATCTGGACGGATGTGGTATACCCGTCTAAGTGACTACTTGATTGGGAAATGATATAAGAATAATGAATTGTGCCCCTGCGTatttataaagaaaacaaGTTCCGGATTTGCTATTGTAGCtgtatatgttgatgacatgaacataataggAACTCTTGATGAAATAAGAGAAACCACGAGCTATTTGAAAtccgaatttgagatgaaagatcttGGGAGAACTCGGTTTTGTCTAGGCCTTGAACTAGAGCACCGAGCTTGTGGAATTTTAATCCACCAGTCTGCATATGTCCAAAAGATGCTCAGGCGatttaacatggacaaagtGCACCCTGTTAGCACTCCCATGACCGGTCGAAGTTTGGATGTAAAGAAAGATCCATTTCGCCCACAAGAAGAGGGCGAAGATATATTAGGAGCTGAAACTCCCTACCTAAGTGTAATAGGCACATTATTGTACTTGGCCCAATGTACTCGACCAGATATTGCATTCtcagtgaacttattagctagatttagctcagcGCCTACGCAGCGTCATTGGAGTGGTGTCAAGAACATATTTCGATACCTAAAAGGAACCATTGACTTGGGTTTATTATTTCCTTATAGTAAGACAGGAGGATCCGCGAATGGAATTGCAGTTCCTAAAGAAAAGGTCGATGACAAAATTACTATCCCCTACTCTGAAACCCAAATAATGTTTTGGTTGGTTTCGCTGAtgctgggtatctttctgatccACATAAAGGCCGTTctcaaactggttatgtattcacTATTGGAAAAACGACGATATTTTGGAGATCAACCAAGCAAACCCTTGTGACTACCTCTTCGAACCACTCAGAGATTATTGCTCTATATGAGGCGGTTCGTGAGTGCATATGGCTAAGGTCCATTATTACTCATATTCGAGGAACTAGTGGTTTAAGTTCTACCACTGAAGagcctacgtgcatttatgaaaatAATGCAGCTTGCATCGAACAAATGAAGCTAGGTTATATCAAGGGTGACAATACGAAACATATATCTCCAAAGTTGTTCTACAATCAGCAACAATAAGCTCTCCTCAAGATTCAAGTGAACCAAGTTAAATATGAGGAGAATGTGACAGATCTATTCACCAAGTCATTGCCTAAAGTTACGTTTGAGAAACATGTAAAAGATATAGGAATGCGAAAGCTTTCCGAACTCTCCTGATTAAAGTAAGAGTCATGGGGAGGGGTAGACTTTAGGGGGAGTCTAGACCCACACATGTTATTAGTGTGTTGTACTTTTTTTTCATTCGACCAAGATTCATTTTGTCCCATTGGGTTTTATCATCTGACAAGGTTTTTGATGAGGCAACAGTTCACGCACTACTGTGTCTTTGACTtggcacaagggggagtgttaaaggaaaaacattatttcCTTATTAGTGTGCCTTCGTCAAAGTAACTGACGGAGACAATTGAGCAATCAGTATTAATATGTAGTTAATTACGGATATGAATTATGTAACGGACAATTCTTATTCATTGCCATTAAAGTGATTGATATCTTTCTATGTAATATTTCCCCTATATAAAAGGGTTCGTAATAATACGAGTATACCAATTCAGTTTTCACTTTAATAATACCTATATTTTAAACCTTGGTTATGAGTAAAAATCGACCAAAAAGAtgtttcaaaattttgggATTATTTTCCCAACATGCCATGGGAAGAACCGTAACATGACATGTCACAAACTCACAATGCATTTGCCGCTGTCGGTGGAGCTTCCTTGGGTCAGCCCTTCCCAAATAGTTCCAGCCTGTTCCCCACGTTAAACCTCGAACACGTATCCCCCAACCCCACAACCCCATCCATCATCCATCGTCCATTCCCCCCAAACCTGCTCGATCTTTAACCCCGAAAATGACACCATCAAACACAAACACTTGCCTTGCAGACAAAACCCAACACGCACAACACCACCAAATATTCCCCTCCTCACCAAAAGCCATCAGATCTGAATCTCCTCCTCCACGCAATGAAGCCCACTTCGTCAGTCTCCACGGCGGCGCTGGCGGTGGCGGCGGTGCTCCTCCTCAGCCTGGTATCTGTCAATGCCTACGACGACCAGGTGTCGGCGACGCCGGCGCTGGTGAAGAAGGTGAAGGGAAAGAAGGTGTGCGACAAAGGGTGGGAGTGTAAAGGGTGGTCGCAGTACTGCTGCAATCTCACCATCACTGATTTCTTCCAGACTTACCAATTCGAGGAGCTCTTCTCCAACCGCAACGCCCCGGTGGCTCACGCCGTTGGGTTCTGGGACTTCCAGTCGTTTATTCTCGCCGCCTCGCTTTTCCAGCCTCAAGGGTTCTGCACCACCGGCGGGAAGCTCATGCAGATGAAGGAGCTCGCCGCGTTTCTCGGACACGTCGGCAGCAAGACCTCTTGTAAGTCTACGACTCACTTCACTTATGATAATGCCTGCCCGGGTTTTATTCTGTTCGATTTTGTTGTGTTTGAAGTGAATGTGGTTGGTGTTTTACTTGCAACATAGATTTCGTAGAAAGATGCATATGTGGTATGAAGAAGAACAAAGCTGCTGGAGTTTGCTGTGTTCTTTTTGTTGTTTCTCATATGTTTTGTTTGAAAAAATGAGGTAAAATCTTAATAATAAATGGttgataaaaaaatgataattCTGATCTACGACAGTCACAATCTAAGGAGGTGGACAGTGCTTGCTTAGGTCATAAAAGCTAGATTGGAAGCGAAATTCACAGACCCAACTATACAAACTTGTTACTTTTTGTCTGCTGCGAGTGGGAAGACTAGTTTATATAACTGCAAATTTGATTTGTTAAGCATAGCGGATGGTATTTTGATATAATGAAAGCCAAAGGTTTTAGACTGTAAACAACTCTATGCTCTTGTGGGATCTCATTATGTGCATATGTGATTGTGATCATGGTAGGTGGGTATGGTGTGGCCACTGGAGGACCATTGGCCTGGGGACTTTGCTACAACAGGGAAATGAGTCCGATGCAGTCATACTGTGATGACTTCTACAAATACACATATCCTTGCTCTCCTGGAGCTGAATACTATGGTCGGGGAGCTTTGCCTATTTACTGGTTTGTGCTCTTTcgtttgtttttcattttttgttcgTGGAAGTAGAGATATTAGCATATTAAAGATGTATTGATTCACCAAGGGCTCTTAGACCTTTAGATTAGCCTTTTTAAGTTCTAACCTCACAAGCTGAATGCTATATATATCAGTAAGACTGTTTTCTAGGTCTAACGGAAATGTTCTTAACTTACATTTCATTAGTTCCATAgtttacttattctagtagcATTTGAATTTGTACAGTATCATTTTGAATAGCCAATGCTTATGAACTTCTTCTGTGATCACATCGTAGGAATTACAATTACGGTGCAGCTGGGGAAGCATTGAAGGTTGATCTGCTGAACCATCCAGAATACATTGAGCAGAATGCTACTCTTGCCTTCCAGGCTGCAATATGGAGGTGGATGACTCCTATCAAGAAATCACAACCCTCAGCTCACGAAGCATTTGTTGGCACTTGGGAGCCCACCAAGAATGATACATTGTCCAAGCGGCTTCCTGGATTTGGCGCAACAATGAATCTTCTATATGGGGAGAGTGTTTGTGGCCAGGGAGACATTGACGCCATGAATACCATCGTTTCCCATTACCAGTACTACCTTGACCTTTTGGGTGTCGGTCGTGAGCAAGCAGGTCCCCATGAAGTGCTAACTTGTGCCGAGCAGCTTGCATTTAATCCGATTACCAAAGCATCTTCTTGAACTCTTTCAGTGGTGCGTGAGATGAATTATCCCGTTGCCAGGACTGTTACTCCCCGAGATgaattatcaataaatgaagATGTCCAAGCTAGCTGTTCATAGGATTATATCGAGTGTAAATTGTGAAAACACATGACGTGGTATTTATATGTTGCTTTCAtggaattttatttttattcttttacaATTGAAATGCGTGATCatgtaatttgtaaaatgtAATATATGAACTATATTCTTGCCAGCTTTGTAAGTTCGTCTTTATTTTTCTCAGATGATTATGTTCTCTTAGATTAGTGTGTTGAAGCTTAAGATGCATGAAATTGAGTGTGGAGACGTGGAAGCGAAGTGTTTAGAAACATAGAAGTGTTTTTTTCGAAATTTTTAGAAGCGGAAAGGGTATTGAAAAGgttgaaataaaaaatatatatatatatatatatattataaataaataaataaataaataaatgtccTAAGCTAAATAACGGCATTCTCAATTCAGCAAGCGTCCTTgcttttatcaaaatttattatattttattttctcgcTGCACTTCCTCTTTTGCCCTTCTATTCATCCAAATGAGACTTTTTTACCCATATCTGCTACCGTCCTCCTCAACATCAAACCATCAACGCCAGTTCCTATATTATACCTTGtaaggaaaaagaaagaattcaTTTGCTTCATTAGATCGAGTTCAACCCAGATCAAGAATTTCAACTTCAACCCAAATCAAGTTTCATTGCTTCATTATATAGCTTGTCTGAACCATCGACATAGTGGGATGGTGAATCGTTTGCAAGAGGAAATCTGTTAGGGTGATTAAACTAGATTGAGTTATTTACGATTTGATTTGAGAAAGTGTGGTTACTGGTTGGTATAAATGGTATAATCATATTGTCttcaaattccatctccaacttttcttctctttcatttttaaATACTCAGGTGcgcttttcttctctttcatttttaaATACTCAGGTGCGCTTCCGATGTCAATTGTTACACTTCCGATCCGGAAGCTCGCCGCTTCCGACACACTTCCGCTTTGGAAGCGGGAAACGTGAGGTTCCCGGCGCTTCCGTGCTTCCTAGGTTGAAGCCAAGTTTGAGTTTTTGAGTAATAAATATTTGAAGGAGTTGCTTctcacaaaaaaagaaaagaaaaatgagtgACTAGAGCCGTAGTAGCCGTAATACAGTGAATTTAAAGCTGCTGGGCTTATTGTAGATCAAAGTGATTTGTGAATGCAATGAAATACAAGTCTCCTTTAATTAGAAGTTCATCGCACATAAATAACTGTATCTATCTTTGAGGGCGGTTCACTAGGCAACAGAAACATTGGATGATAGAAGTCAGAACACCAGCAAGGACTGTCATGCCAAGACGATAATAGAACCAGAAGTTGCTTAGCTAGCAGCGAAAGTGAGAAAATGTGTCttcaagttttttttctttttttttttttgaggaaAATGAATGACTTCATTgattaagaatcattaaatttATTCGAAATATGGACCTCCACAGGCGGAGGTATAGCACCAGTAAAGCCTGAAGCTGTACGCTATCTGAGTCATCTCATGAGCTTCCCTATTAGCCGCTCTCTTCACAAACTTAACCACAATAGAGGGGATACAGTAACtctttaaaatctgaaattaGAAAACCTAGCTTTGAATTGTCAAAAGCTCCACTATGAATAGCATTGACCAGAATCTGACAATCCGACTCCATAATAAGAGGATATAACGCAGTAGAGTTAGCAATACACCTGCTATCAATGCTAATAGGTCTCCATGCCTAGCCGAACTAGACTGCTCAACAAAGTAGGAAAATACTCCTATACGTCCGTCAGTATGATCACGAAAGACCCCTCCCAAACATGTAGCCCCTGTTTGTAAATTAAAAGCAACATCTACATTTAATTTTACAAAGCCAACATGAGGTTTCTGCCAACTAGGAGCTCGGATAACAACTGATGTCTTAGGACTCTTTCGTTGGCTTTTAAAATCAGCCCACCAACCTAAAGTTGTAGGAACCAGTTCTTCCCCGGTCTTCACCTCCTTAACCCACACTTTTGCATTCATGTTTCTCCAAATAGAATAtatgaagatcatttgagCATGAAAACAAACTGGAAACTGAGCTTGGCACAATATGACCCAGTCCGCCACCGTAGTATCAGTCCGAGGAGTTGGAATCTGTGCCAACTGATACATAGCTGTAGCATGAGGGCAATCTCTAAGTGCATGAATAATAGTTTCCACCTCCTCATCACATAACAGACATTGTGTGTCAATATCGATACCACATTGCTAAGTCTATTCCGAGATGGTAGGATGTTAGAAGCAGCCTTCCATACACAGATCTTCACTTTCTCGGGCACCTTTGCCTTCTAAATATGATTTCAAAGAGCAGAACTCGGATTTGGATGCATGGGATCCTCATCCAACACCCTCCTCTGGGCTAGATGATAGGTCGATTTAACTGTAAACCGACCTTTCTTATCCTCACTCCAACTCCATCTATCATGATGTCTCCAAGAGCTAATTGGTAATGCAATAATTTTCTGAACAACATTAGCAGGAAATAACTGTTGTAGCAAAAGAACATTCCACACACCTGGGCTAATAAATAGTTGGTTAACTATAGTGACCTGTGAAGTTCTCCAGCTACTCAAGTCTTCTCTACCCAAGGATCTGTTATAAttacagtgatatattgcacatataatttaataaactgaattataaattattataaagtAAAAACCAAACATGTTAACGAAGAATAcgaaaaagaaattcaaccaaaataccgaacgctTGAtaatggaagaactagtcgagacgtgtgtgataccacactgtccttaaaacgtttacgcctcctctaccggtgcaaggatgctcggcgcttgtctcccaggatataatgactaaacaattctagaaagttgcactactaactagaaccctcaacatacctctttctatcaccaaaGAACAGCTAAacgaatctgcgttccgaccctcaattcggtgttgcattcgtgtccgcatgtcgcacgggcatacacgagtttctctTTTAGCCtgagatttgcacccccctaCACGTGTGCGAGAGAGTATAAGGGGGtgtacacactttacaatccatacacaatggattttatataaagtattttcaacacttctcttttccaatgtgggacaaacacttttctctcattctaaatagccatctttgagtgacaatttcttattcatccacaaaccaaatttcacaaacaaacatatgatcttgtagccctcattacggagaactcaaatctatgttcatctttgattaattataagtttaacttaatttaattaatcaattaaaatttgattttaaatggtttattaaccatttttccaacaagaTCATCTCATATATTAGTTGAGACCCCATCGCCAACTAATCTCCGAATACCAGCTCGTAAAATATCACGGCCATCTAAGATACTCTGCCACGCATAAGAAGGATGATCTCCCAATTGAGCTTCCCAGAAGCTACAGTTCAGGAAATAAATAGCCTTCAACAGCTGACCAGGCAAAGAATTCGGGTGTTGAATTAGCCTCTAACCTTACTTAGCAAGCATCACAAGGTTAAAGGCAAACAAATGGCGAAAACCCATTCctccttctaattccggtttaCACAAAGAATCTCAAGCTCTCCAATGCATTCCCCTCTTCTCATCTGTCCCTCCCCACCAAAACTTGGCACACAATTGATGTAACTCCTGAATAAGATTAGTAGGTAACAAATAATTGTTCATAGTATAAATCGGCATGGCTTGTGCAACCACTTTAATCGGAACCTCCCTCTCAGTAGCACTGAGCATCTTAGATCTCCAGCTAGTAAGCTACTTAGAGAGACGGTCTTTCAGGTAAGCAAAAGCATCCATCCTGAACCGACCCACCAAAGTAGGTATGCCCAAATATTTCTCATGCTTGTCAACCATATAGACTCCCAGAACAGAGGTTAACTCCTCCTTAACCGAAGGTAACACATTAGAGCTAAAAACCACATGTTGTCTCGAAGCTTCCTcatatactgttaggatttgTTTAACTACCTCACAATCGGCTGTAGTAGCTCGGCTATAAAGCATGCTATCATCAGCAAACAACAAATGACTGATACTTGGGCAACCCGTGCATACCTGAAGACCATGCCAAAGGCTGGACTAAACTGTTACAGCTATCAAGGCGGAAAGCCCTTCAGcacataacaaaaacaaatatggAGATATTGGATCCCCATGTCGAAGTCCCCTATGCGGCATTAACAGACCTGTGTCTTCAAGTTGATCTTACACTGTTGAGTATACTAAGTTCACTTATTAGACATGCATCACAATTACATTTTAGTTTTACAGATCGAGTGTCAGCTGGAGCTACTCTCATCTTGCGCATATATGTTGCTCCTGATATGAGCATTGAACAATACCAGTGCGTAAACAATCTATACATCCTGCAGCGCCAACCAGCGTACGAACCAGTGTTGCATCAAATTAAGCGAAAACACACCAAAGTTGGGATAAGCTTTTTTGATCTCCCTCATTGTACAATTTAGAGTGTCCAGCATCTTTTGTCCACATGATACCGTAAAATTTGTGTTGTATAGAAAATCTTAAACAATGTGATATGGAAAAGGAGTCTAGGGCTTCAACTGGCATGGTCTCTAGTTTATCAAGTGCCTATAGCATTATCCTCACTTGTTAGCCAATTTCATTTATCAAGCACCTAATGAATGCTcaattactcgacatcaatatttaaccctgtaagcatcgttagtagtataaagcaagagagtatcgttcacaaaccggggatccagccatggcttagaatcacaaacatttaacacgaattcataaagatataaaaagttTGTTATAGATTCGGATTGagttataaaaacagtaaataaaacctaaactaatatatacatgtgatcaaccaaccaacacataagcaatcaccaaaacaattcatacaAGAGAATCGAAACAAGCTCTATGACTTCTTTTTGAATCATGTCGAGACCATATATTGAACAACTAAGGAtgaatcatgcaattagggtcctaagcagtaacctaaacacatagacacttaacacattcaatcactaccaagcagccataatcgaaatctaacatgttcatctttatcatgtaattccaaagccatgcacattgaattcatcaagtatgtcacttacttaaccaacaaccatgcaattcgaaaatcatatagaaaagataaacatgttcttagcataagtctttaatccaacaacctaaatatcatgctacaagcatagtcataacacttagaaatcaaaattgatcaatgaaactcggcagaaaccaaaaaagaaacttcataaaaccaaaacataatttcgaatcctttatataaattgaatcaagtagctatttcatagacaaaattgaaacaagattacattacacaaatcgcaagctcatccaagaacaagaaaaacctaaaaaccgaattgaaacaaagagtgaatcatggttacactttataaatcaagcaatccacaagtgtatagccgtgacttctatggatgaaacctttttcacaagcgtgtttgaaggctattgattggtggggaatgatggaatcggttttaggatttcttggaagggtgagggatgGATTCGGCAGCTCTAGGCTTGTGctttgtgtgcaaggttgatgataaaaatatggggaggccgagcctttatatataggagtctaggaagccatcttgccgtcccataaggagatagaaaccaattgggaaactgaaatcctctttgttatggattttgattcatgtactccatatccaacttgatgtaggaaaccaagtccaatagggagatcacttaagggctgcacggcatcatctcttggtccaactaggagtagctaggctggcctcctcttctccttcttcaactcaaacatcatttccttgttcaactaggaatgcatctcggcaactcttcttcctttccaaatatgatttgtctttcctgaaaagaaatcgtcgattaaggcataggaaagaatgaaaataggaaagtagaatcatagtcgagtaaggaatcctagctcaataaggagttctaacacttagcacaatttcatcatcaattcattcaaaattggaaatagctctccttaaaatatagaaatgacaaatatgataCTAAaccaactaaataagaagtaacaaagcataagaatagggcatataaacattaagaacgtcacactttgtgctcctatcaacaactccataattagactttgctagtcccttagcaaacactaaaaagggaaaacaaaacaccaaacaaaatcaaagcaacaaaactaacgacacaacattctaatgccttcaacattttgtctcagagatcttcaaactcatagcatcaagaatgacattcaatcgaaatagatagatgaattcaatggttaataaacatgagatttcgtttaacaagtaagacatggcagaaacaaaggtgaaattaagctcgacatgttcaaaacaagttcaaaattcatctcacaaaggatatgcactccaaatcttttctctcaagaacatgacatatgcttaaaagcgtTTCACACCCAAGAGTTATAAACATAGTGAAATCGatcaatcatatgcacaaatgaacccaaaccatatgcttactcatgaaacaaactccacagatcaagagctactcattttaagaatcatgcggatctttagaaaagggtaggcttaggctcggcatggatattattttcaaggtaaaggaatcacaaaggtcatccttaagacttagcagagcaaaacatccaccttatgtcgccatactccataaaacaagggccaaatatcatcatgttggacccattcttcactttaaacattgtgaaaacgaacaaaggctaaagtacaacactattgagccttcaagaaatacatcacaactccaaattcacaaaaacaacttgtatgccgagatctttcatcattctttaattttttttcttttcttgccgtgcatatatcttcttcttttctttttctcacacggcatcaatacatttttctttcttttcatactcttttcacggcataacatacatacaatagcataaccctacacttgaatcaaatcatcactccatattaactccaagaatcggctctgccaagcctgaaagacaaggtagagatataactatactaagcaaggatataacatgttggtaatgaaagaaaatgcttaacgtaggctcaaaggggttaacactaaggtgtcccaaacagggctcaaatagggatatacggctttttggcttaaagtggtggaaatcctaaaaagatccaacaatccttttcaaaatcagagtatattatgacataaagcttcgaaagtttcacaaagtaagttctagcattctctagttcattgcaattctatggcatatgaattgatcaaaatagatgtaatgaggttataaagccaagaaacgatagaataaactctccaaagaaaggcacaagtatatggctcgaatctcacataggttccatgaattcaaacaagtaaggaacatgctcattctgtacctaagtttcaattcaaaatcctcatctactacatgttcgtacaaaatctacacatcgattaaccatcaaataacaatgaagttcatttcaatatcatgatcatctatcaactataaattcaaagatcaactcatcctagacagtt
This is a stretch of genomic DNA from Argentina anserina chromosome 4, drPotAnse1.1, whole genome shotgun sequence. It encodes these proteins:
- the LOC126790119 gene encoding chitinase-like protein 1 gives rise to the protein MKPTSSVSTAALAVAAVLLLSLVSVNAYDDQVSATPALVKKVKGKKVCDKGWECKGWSQYCCNLTITDFFQTYQFEELFSNRNAPVAHAVGFWDFQSFILAASLFQPQGFCTTGGKLMQMKELAAFLGHVGSKTSCGYGVATGGPLAWGLCYNREMSPMQSYCDDFYKYTYPCSPGAEYYGRGALPIYWNYNYGAAGEALKVDLLNHPEYIEQNATLAFQAAIWRWMTPIKKSQPSAHEAFVGTWEPTKNDTLSKRLPGFGATMNLLYGESVCGQGDIDAMNTIVSHYQYYLDLLGVGREQAGPHEVLTCAEQLAFNPITKASS